From Ictidomys tridecemlineatus isolate mIctTri1 chromosome 2, mIctTri1.hap1, whole genome shotgun sequence, the proteins below share one genomic window:
- the Mplkip gene encoding M-phase-specific PLK1-interacting protein has translation MHRPNFRPPTPPYPAPGVGGWGGGSGFRGTPGGGGPRPPSPRDGYGSPHHTPPYGHRSRPYGSSHSPRHGGSFSGGRFGSPSPGGYPGSYSKSPAGSQQQFGYSPGQQQTHPQGSPRTSTPFGSGRGREKRMSNELESYFKPSMLEDPWAGLEPVSVVDISQQYSNTQTFTGKKGRYFC, from the exons ATGCATCGTCCGAATTTTCGACCCCCGACCCCTCCTTACCCAGCCCCGGGTGTAGGAGGTTGGGGTGGCGGGAGCGGCTTCCGGGGTACCCCGGGCGGGGGCGGACCACGGCCGCCCTCCCCTCGGGACGGGTACGGGAGCCCGCACCACACGCCGCCTTACGGGCACCGGTCTAGGCCCTACGGAAGCAGCCACTCTCCGCGACACGGCGGCAGCTTCTCGGGGGGCCGGTTCGGGTCACCGTCTCCTGGCGGCTACCCTGGCTCGTACTCCAAGTCCCCCGCGGGGTCCCAGCAGCAATTCGGCTACTCCCCGGGGCAGCAGCAGACCCACCCCCAG ggtTCTCCAAGGACATCCACACCATTTGGATCAGGGCGTGGTAGAGAAAAAAGAATGTCTAATGAGTTGGAAAGTTATTTCAAGCCTTCAATGCTTGAAGATCCTTGGGCTGGCCTAGAACCAGTATCTGTAGTGGACATAAGCCAACAATACAGCAATACTCAAACATTCACAGGCAAAAAAGGAAGATACTTTTGttaa